Proteins encoded in a region of the Prunus persica cultivar Lovell unplaced genomic scaffold, Prunus_persica_NCBIv2 scaffold_30, whole genome shotgun sequence genome:
- the LOC18778135 gene encoding zeaxanthin epoxidase, chloroplastic produces the protein YVKLQSNQYLYVTFFVYSSCLLEKELEENPAQLKQYMLSKLGKIPDKVKAVVENTELDAFISSPLRYRHPWELLWGNISKGNACVAGDALHPMTPDLGQGGCCALEDSVVLARCLGEALLKNSGGERKDKEGVEGKEEYERIEMGLNKYANERRWRSFDLISTSYVVGFLQESNGKFMNFFRDKCLSPILAGLRLKKADFDCGKLSIS, from the coding sequence TATGTAAAATTGCAATCAAACCAGTATCTGTATGttacattttttgtttattcttcATGTCTATTAGAGAAAGAGCTAGAAGAGAACCCAGCTCAACTGAAGCAATATATGTTAAGCAAGCTCGGAAAGATACCTGATAAAGTAAAAGCTGTGGTAGAAAACACCGAATTGGATGCTTTTATATCCTCTCCATTGAGATATAGGCATCCTTGGGAGCTTCtttggggaaacatcagcaaAGGCAATGCTTGTGTCGCAGGAGACGCGCTCCACCCCATGACCCCAGACCTTGGCCAAGGCGGCTGCTGTGCATTAGAAGACAGCGTTGTATTGGCAAGGTGTCTTGGTGAGGCCTTGTTGAAGAACTCAGggggagaaagaaaagataaggaGGGTGtagaaggaaaggaagagtATGAGAGGATTGAGATGGGGTTGAACAAGTATGCCAATGAGAGGAGATGGAGAAGCTTTGATCTGATTAGTACATCTTATGTGGTTGGTTTCTTACAAGAGAGTAATGGAAAATTTATGAACTTCTTCAGGGACAAATGTTTATCTCCAATCCTGGCTGGTTTGCGGTTGAAGAAGGCAGACTTTGATTGTGGAAAGCTCAGCATCtcttaa